One window of the Marinilactibacillus sp. Marseille-P9653 genome contains the following:
- the comGD gene encoding competence type IV pilus minor pilin ComGD, with protein sequence MIVAQNQKGYTLVETLVVLSLIWIFLLIPVIPFQSIQEETETKQFFKELESTITLFQNHAILNGETTSFETRPAAGEIAFRVVTDRNHPMNDNLKIPEHIELVSASRVYRFISGSGNQGNLNPIRFKTNSQLIVIQFSLGSGRFDVKTTNP encoded by the coding sequence ATGATAGTAGCTCAAAACCAGAAGGGTTATACATTAGTAGAAACATTGGTCGTTTTAAGTTTGATCTGGATATTTTTACTAATACCAGTTATCCCTTTTCAGTCTATTCAAGAAGAAACGGAAACAAAACAGTTCTTTAAGGAGCTTGAATCCACAATAACTTTGTTTCAGAATCATGCCATCTTGAATGGAGAAACCACTAGTTTCGAAACACGTCCAGCTGCTGGAGAGATTGCCTTCAGAGTCGTGACGGATAGAAATCATCCAATGAATGATAATTTGAAAATTCCAGAACATATTGAGCTGGTAAGTGCTTCTAGAGTTTACAGATTTATCTCTGGCTCTGGTAATCAGGGAAATCTTAACCCAATCAGGTTTAAAACAAACAGTCAATTGATTGTGATTCAATTTAGTTTAGGAAGTGGCCGATTTGATGTTAAGACAACGAATCCATAA
- the comGC gene encoding competence type IV pilus major pilin ComGC, with translation MKIIFPKISRKSMLKDEGFTLIEMSLVLFIISVLLLLIIPNIGSHQGTAKSTGDTALETVVQTQIDLYEIENKQKPTSLEVLKDQKYLNERQFDEVQKQFSIDSNGNLIKKSGG, from the coding sequence ATGAAAATTATATTTCCAAAAATCTCAAGAAAATCAATGTTAAAAGATGAAGGATTTACATTAATAGAAATGTCGCTGGTGCTTTTTATCATTTCAGTACTCTTACTACTGATTATCCCCAATATTGGATCGCACCAGGGTACAGCTAAATCAACGGGGGATACAGCGTTAGAAACGGTCGTTCAGACCCAAATAGATTTGTATGAAATAGAAAATAAACAGAAGCCGACCAGTTTGGAAGTGTTAAAAGATCAAAAGTATTTAAATGAAAGACAATTTGATGAAGTTCAAAAACAATTTTCCATCGATAGTAATGGAAACCTGATTAAGAAATCTGGAGGATAA
- the comGG gene encoding competence type IV pilus minor pilin ComGG — translation MTSKKPLLRNDRERGSILISAVLFMAIAALLLTGIASLVKMQVKQLSQVQNSYEVRSMINLAEKVLTYSETEREAAQNGNITFNKGSVEWSRVNEQVYRLKARLDNGHELVKEISVQQKTIKEPDIADSDEMAEIP, via the coding sequence GTGACATCCAAGAAACCACTCTTGAGAAACGATAGAGAAAGAGGCAGTATTCTAATATCTGCCGTACTATTCATGGCCATTGCTGCATTGCTTTTAACAGGCATTGCTTCTCTTGTCAAAATGCAGGTCAAACAATTGAGTCAAGTACAAAACAGCTATGAAGTACGGAGCATGATCAATTTAGCTGAAAAAGTTTTGACGTATTCAGAGACTGAAAGAGAAGCCGCTCAAAATGGGAACATCACTTTCAATAAAGGTAGCGTAGAATGGAGTAGAGTAAATGAACAAGTGTACAGATTGAAAGCTCGTTTAGATAATGGCCATGAATTGGTTAAAGAAATTTCTGTTCAACAAAAGACTATAAAAGAACCGGACATAGCTGATAGCGATGAAATGGCAGAAATTCCTTGA
- the comGF gene encoding competence type IV pilus minor pilin ComGF → MKTIKQYSSRLNQSIGSHEEGFTLIEVLLSLSIVSLCVVLLSFFTSQSKSLQERINTDRQIEWHLFLNQVEYELEGSYKISVNLDNMSVEKETKQGHKEMIKYQKYLSLLRRQVGGEGHQPILTDLKSLQFKTKEDKVVITVQFNNEEMYSAVLLIPDKLTEGEESDIQETTLEKR, encoded by the coding sequence GTGAAGACAATCAAACAATACAGCTCCAGATTAAATCAGTCTATTGGTTCCCATGAAGAGGGCTTTACGCTGATTGAGGTTCTTTTATCTTTGAGTATTGTTAGCTTGTGTGTAGTCCTATTATCTTTTTTTACAAGTCAGTCAAAAAGCCTTCAGGAAAGAATCAATACGGATCGTCAGATAGAGTGGCACCTATTCTTGAATCAAGTAGAATATGAACTGGAAGGAAGTTATAAGATCAGTGTTAATTTAGATAATATGAGCGTAGAAAAAGAGACTAAGCAAGGTCATAAAGAGATGATTAAGTACCAAAAGTATTTATCGCTCTTACGAAGACAAGTAGGTGGAGAAGGGCATCAGCCTATACTTACAGATTTAAAGTCTCTACAATTCAAAACAAAAGAGGATAAAGTCGTCATCACCGTACAATTCAATAATGAAGAAATGTACTCGGCTGTATTACTCATTCCAGATAAGTTAACCGAGGGGGAAGAAAGTGACATCCAAGAAACCACTCTTGAGAAACGATAG
- a CDS encoding YebC/PmpR family DNA-binding transcriptional regulator, with product MAGHSKWKNIQHRKGAQDAKRGKIFQKLSKEIYKAAKDGGTDPEINAALRLAVDKAKANNMPNDNVDRAIKRASDAGQGDNYDEVLYEGYGPNGIAVLVSGLTDNLNRTSTNVRVAFNKNGGSLGEKGSVSYMFDRKGYIAIAREGLDVDEDTMLMSVLEAGGEELETSEDVFEVYTDVQDFSDVRDALEAAGYELDQAEITMVPQTTVPVPEDKLTTFENMIEALEDDDDVSEVYHNAEV from the coding sequence ATGGCAGGACATTCCAAATGGAAAAATATTCAACATCGTAAAGGTGCTCAGGATGCCAAGCGTGGAAAGATTTTTCAAAAATTATCAAAAGAAATTTATAAAGCAGCAAAAGATGGCGGAACAGATCCTGAAATCAATGCAGCTCTAAGACTAGCTGTAGATAAAGCTAAAGCAAACAACATGCCAAATGACAACGTGGATCGTGCAATCAAGCGCGCTTCTGATGCCGGACAAGGTGATAACTATGATGAAGTATTATATGAAGGTTACGGACCAAATGGAATTGCTGTTTTGGTTAGTGGACTGACAGATAATCTGAATCGTACGAGTACGAATGTACGTGTAGCCTTCAACAAAAATGGTGGTTCACTTGGAGAAAAAGGTTCAGTAAGCTACATGTTTGACCGTAAAGGATATATTGCAATCGCTCGTGAAGGATTAGATGTAGATGAAGATACAATGCTGATGAGCGTACTTGAAGCAGGCGGAGAAGAGCTTGAGACGTCAGAAGATGTATTTGAGGTCTATACAGACGTACAAGACTTTTCAGACGTAAGAGATGCACTTGAAGCAGCTGGTTACGAACTAGATCAAGCAGAGATCACGATGGTACCTCAAACCACTGTACCCGTACCAGAAGATAAATTAACGACATTTGAAAATATGATCGAAGCATTAGAAGATGACGATGACGTCAGTGAAGTTTACCACAATGCTGAAGTATAA
- a CDS encoding NlpC/P60 family protein, which produces MKSKLVLFSATTTLLLSSMISAPIVSASEFDGQIDEAQTQVEEKGQQVDSLNQTIDVLKEQSEKTQAELKKINNDISTNQTFIKEAVTRLEQAQVEYDTLQEEIATLETLIEKRNGQLEEQARKIQVDGQTANYIEFVLDSESISDVIGRIDVVSSLVQSNKRLVEAQVRDKEAVVTKQDKTEQTIVQQNALAEELEQVSADLEQQQLEQEVLVAQLASEKATAESDRTEYLAQKAAAEEQVVQLVTARDEAAKAAQEAEEQRQREEEEAAALAAAAAQQAEEEAAAAQEVSTSSSNESTENTEVASNESVDSPAPSAPAQNNTPAPSVSSNEPAVSTSSSNNNSNNNSSSNTSNSNNESSSNTNNQPAATPAPAKKEEAKKQEAPKKEKAPEPKASGTSWSSLKSIADTKLGAKYVWGSKGPNTFDCSGFTSWVFRQAGKSIPGNSGAQYASSQKVSNPQAGDLVFFGTGGRVTHVGIYAGGGQFVGAQTSSGVAYTSVNSSYWGPKLIGYGRY; this is translated from the coding sequence GTGAAAAGCAAATTAGTATTATTCTCAGCAACAACGACTTTATTATTAAGCTCTATGATCTCAGCTCCAATTGTATCAGCAAGTGAATTTGATGGTCAGATCGATGAAGCACAAACTCAAGTAGAAGAAAAGGGTCAACAAGTTGATTCATTGAATCAGACAATTGATGTTTTGAAAGAACAATCTGAAAAGACTCAAGCTGAATTAAAAAAAATTAACAACGACATCTCTACTAACCAGACGTTTATCAAAGAAGCTGTAACACGTCTTGAGCAAGCACAAGTTGAATATGATACTTTACAAGAAGAAATTGCAACGCTTGAAACATTGATTGAAAAGAGAAATGGTCAGTTAGAAGAACAAGCACGTAAAATTCAAGTAGATGGTCAAACAGCAAATTACATAGAATTTGTTTTAGACTCTGAATCTATCTCTGACGTAATTGGACGTATTGATGTTGTATCAAGTCTTGTACAATCCAATAAAAGACTTGTAGAAGCACAAGTTAGAGACAAAGAAGCGGTTGTAACGAAACAAGATAAAACGGAGCAGACAATCGTTCAACAAAATGCTTTAGCTGAAGAACTTGAACAAGTTTCTGCAGATTTAGAGCAACAACAGTTAGAGCAAGAAGTTCTAGTTGCTCAATTAGCATCAGAAAAAGCAACAGCAGAATCTGATCGTACTGAATACTTAGCTCAAAAAGCAGCAGCAGAAGAACAAGTTGTTCAATTAGTTACTGCAAGAGATGAAGCAGCAAAAGCAGCTCAAGAAGCAGAAGAACAACGTCAACGTGAGGAAGAAGAAGCTGCAGCGCTTGCAGCAGCGGCAGCTCAACAAGCCGAAGAAGAAGCTGCAGCAGCTCAAGAAGTATCGACTTCATCTTCAAATGAATCTACTGAAAATACAGAAGTAGCTTCAAATGAATCAGTAGATTCACCAGCTCCTAGTGCACCGGCGCAAAATAATACGCCAGCACCAAGCGTAAGCTCAAATGAACCAGCTGTTTCAACTTCAAGTAGCAACAATAACTCAAACAACAATAGCTCAAGTAATACTTCTAACTCAAATAACGAGTCTAGTAGTAATACAAATAACCAACCGGCAGCAACTCCTGCTCCCGCTAAAAAAGAAGAAGCTAAAAAACAAGAAGCACCTAAGAAAGAAAAAGCTCCTGAACCTAAAGCAAGTGGTACTTCATGGAGTTCACTTAAGTCTATTGCAGATACTAAACTAGGTGCTAAATATGTCTGGGGATCTAAAGGACCAAATACCTTTGATTGTTCAGGTTTTACGAGCTGGGTATTCCGTCAAGCTGGAAAATCTATTCCAGGTAATTCAGGTGCACAATATGCTAGTTCTCAAAAAGTATCAAATCCTCAAGCAGGGGACTTAGTATTCTTTGGTACTGGTGGTAGAGTTACTCACGTAGGTATCTATGCTGGAGGCGGACAATTCGTTGGTGCTCAAACAAGTTCTGGTGTTGCTTATACAAGCGTAAACTCTAGTTACTGGGGACCTAAATTAATCGGTTATGGTAGATATTAA
- a CDS encoding M3 family oligoendopeptidase — MNYSMKWDLESIYPSIDSTELENDFSKWSEKISDLSEKINRWNPEQDKPSYENMKSILEDQNAVIPEISEAASFINGTLSADVNNSKAKSLIGRLSVLFSELSSATVPFYKELTVISDEDWSKLLALDYFKPFTFNLSESREQAEQLLSEKEESLLSKLSIDGIEGWEQHYDSIVAKIQIPITDEDGETIYLSAGQAENRMYNDPDPAVRADLFEKWEKAWSSQSELFADTLNHLAGFRLTDYSVHGINDFLERPLEASRMKHETLDAMWKAISDNKKPFTDYLNRKAALLGKETLDWVDIEAPVSVGNNKPLTYTYDEGAEFIIDNFRKFSNKMAEFSEHAFENRWIEAEDRPGKAPGGYCTSLPVSKESRIFMTYSDSPGEVATLAHELGHAFHSHVMFDLPYIQQGYAMNVAETASTFAELIISDATVKSAENDEVKIALLDNKIQNALAMFLNIHARFIFESNFYKERQDGLVSAERLNELMEAAQKEAYDDSLSTYHPSFWASKLHFYISGISFYNFPYTFGYLFSLGIYAKALETGTDFEDQYIALLRDTGSMSTEDLAEKHLNVDLTSTDFWVKGINILKEDIDTFMELTNNYVK, encoded by the coding sequence ATGAACTATAGTATGAAGTGGGACTTAGAATCGATCTACCCTAGTATTGACTCAACTGAATTAGAAAATGACTTTTCTAAATGGTCAGAAAAAATCTCTGATTTGAGTGAGAAAATCAATCGCTGGAATCCAGAACAAGATAAGCCAAGCTATGAAAATATGAAATCCATATTGGAAGACCAAAATGCAGTAATACCTGAAATCAGTGAAGCTGCCTCCTTTATAAATGGAACTTTATCTGCTGATGTCAATAATTCAAAAGCTAAAAGCTTAATAGGTCGTTTATCTGTATTGTTTAGTGAGCTCTCCTCAGCAACAGTGCCTTTCTATAAAGAGCTAACAGTCATCAGCGACGAAGACTGGTCAAAACTTTTGGCACTAGATTACTTTAAACCCTTTACATTTAATTTAAGCGAATCTCGTGAACAAGCCGAACAATTGTTAAGTGAAAAAGAAGAAAGTCTATTATCTAAACTTTCTATAGATGGTATAGAAGGCTGGGAACAACACTACGACAGTATTGTAGCTAAAATTCAAATACCCATAACCGATGAAGACGGTGAAACAATCTACTTATCAGCAGGCCAAGCGGAAAACCGTATGTATAACGATCCTGATCCAGCTGTTAGAGCAGACTTATTCGAAAAATGGGAGAAAGCATGGAGTAGTCAATCAGAACTGTTCGCTGATACATTAAATCATCTGGCTGGGTTTAGATTGACCGACTATAGTGTACATGGCATCAATGATTTCTTGGAAAGACCATTAGAAGCGAGCCGTATGAAGCATGAAACATTAGATGCCATGTGGAAAGCCATCTCAGATAATAAAAAACCGTTTACCGATTATTTAAATAGAAAAGCGGCCCTTCTTGGTAAGGAAACATTAGACTGGGTTGATATCGAGGCACCAGTCTCCGTTGGTAACAACAAACCGTTAACTTACACCTATGATGAAGGTGCAGAATTTATTATTGATAACTTTAGAAAGTTTAGCAACAAAATGGCTGAATTCTCTGAGCATGCATTTGAAAACAGATGGATAGAAGCAGAAGATCGTCCCGGAAAAGCACCAGGCGGCTACTGCACGAGTTTACCTGTTTCAAAAGAATCACGGATATTTATGACGTATTCAGATTCACCTGGTGAAGTCGCTACCCTTGCTCATGAACTAGGACATGCCTTCCACAGCCATGTAATGTTTGACTTACCGTATATACAGCAAGGCTATGCTATGAACGTTGCTGAAACAGCTTCAACATTTGCAGAACTGATTATTTCGGACGCGACAGTCAAGTCAGCTGAAAACGATGAGGTCAAAATTGCTTTATTAGATAACAAAATCCAGAATGCTTTAGCGATGTTCTTGAACATCCATGCACGGTTTATCTTTGAATCTAACTTCTATAAAGAACGTCAAGATGGGCTTGTGTCCGCAGAACGTTTGAATGAATTAATGGAAGCAGCTCAAAAAGAAGCTTATGATGATAGTTTATCTACCTATCACCCTAGTTTCTGGGCAAGTAAACTTCACTTTTATATTAGTGGAATATCTTTCTATAATTTCCCTTATACATTCGGGTACTTGTTTAGCCTTGGTATCTATGCAAAAGCTTTAGAAACAGGTACGGACTTTGAAGATCAGTATATTGCTTTATTAAGAGACACTGGATCTATGTCTACGGAAGACTTAGCAGAAAAACACTTGAATGTTGATTTGACATCAACGGACTTCTGGGTCAAAGGAATTAATATTTTAAAAGAAGATATTGATACCTTTATGGAACTAACAAACAACTATGTAAAGTAA
- a CDS encoding VanZ family protein yields the protein MKKQQDTKGTIFIGVAFIIMVILFISSSMTYQEQNVQPLLYRLLSGEPLRNLLSSIRFSYAGSEVSVQASGYLGFVEFFIRKGAHFSIFLLLGVSWFMGLKNKTSSYILTAMLALLLAAGYASFDELRQAFNPDRTALLEDVFIDSMGALTGIVLTWLTISKWSSKKTKRKKLKFSK from the coding sequence ATGAAGAAACAACAAGATACTAAAGGGACTATTTTTATTGGAGTGGCTTTTATCATAATGGTGATTCTTTTTATCAGCTCTAGCATGACGTACCAGGAACAGAACGTACAACCTTTACTGTATAGGCTATTGTCAGGAGAACCTTTAAGAAATCTATTGAGTAGCATTCGATTTTCATACGCTGGAAGTGAAGTGAGTGTGCAAGCTTCTGGTTATTTAGGGTTTGTTGAATTTTTTATCAGAAAAGGGGCGCATTTCAGTATTTTTCTTTTACTTGGAGTGAGTTGGTTTATGGGATTGAAAAATAAAACAAGTAGTTATATTTTGACAGCGATGTTAGCTTTACTACTGGCAGCTGGATATGCGAGTTTTGATGAACTTAGACAAGCATTTAATCCGGACCGGACGGCTTTACTTGAAGATGTGTTTATCGATTCAATGGGTGCATTAACAGGTATCGTTCTGACTTGGTTAACGATTTCCAAGTGGTCAAGCAAGAAAACAAAAAGGAAAAAACTAAAGTTCAGTAAATAA
- a CDS encoding M3 family oligoendopeptidase, translating to MSYPINWDMESVFEGGSQSQALRDKIESMKKELKSYHEMIKNWDVDSDHPDYKELASILNFSEKLGNGLSESMTYSRGLLSANVKDKLASKLTTELSTLYSEMSNSSTMLTKKFVSMSDSAWSSLLEKEPFKASAFPLNEQRDQGKSLLAQEVETAISTLANDGFKGWGDLYNTLVASIEVELEDTSGTVQKYSAGQAANIMGSAKDPETRLNMLKKWEEAWSDKAPLFADTLNHLAGFRLENYKLHGTEDFMERPLEYNRLKKETLDTMWDTITKNKPKVVRYLKRKAQLMNIDQLSWVDVTAPVSVGDFEPRHYSFDEAATFIMDNFSSFSEKMQSLAKTAFEDAWIEAEDRDAKRPGGYCANLPESEESRIFMTFSGSAGNVSTLAHELGHAFHSYVMRDLPSMNRRYAMNVAETASTFAELVISDATVREAKSEAEKINLLDSKNARAATMFMNIHSRYIFETAFYEERKTGIVTDDRLSELMIDAQKEAYQDSLSTYHPTFWASKLHFYNTGVPFYNFPYTFGFLFSLGIYARSLEEGTDFEDRYIALLRDTASMTTEELAQKHLNVDLTQPEFWQSAIDMVHSDIDEYLKITEKYI from the coding sequence ATGAGTTATCCGATTAACTGGGACATGGAATCTGTTTTCGAAGGGGGAAGTCAGTCTCAAGCTTTAAGAGATAAGATCGAGTCGATGAAAAAAGAACTCAAATCTTATCATGAAATGATAAAAAATTGGGATGTTGATAGTGATCATCCAGATTATAAAGAACTCGCTTCTATTTTAAATTTCAGTGAGAAACTAGGAAATGGTCTTTCTGAGTCTATGACATACTCTAGAGGGTTACTGTCTGCCAATGTTAAAGACAAGCTTGCCTCTAAGCTGACAACAGAACTAAGTACCCTTTACAGCGAAATGAGTAACAGCTCTACGATGTTGACCAAGAAATTCGTGAGTATGAGCGATTCAGCTTGGTCTTCTCTTTTAGAGAAAGAACCATTCAAGGCAAGCGCGTTCCCGCTCAATGAACAAAGAGACCAAGGTAAATCTCTGCTAGCTCAAGAAGTTGAAACAGCTATCAGCACTTTGGCTAACGATGGATTTAAAGGCTGGGGAGACCTTTACAACACCCTTGTTGCAAGTATAGAAGTGGAATTAGAAGATACTTCAGGCACAGTACAAAAGTATTCTGCCGGACAAGCAGCCAACATTATGGGCTCTGCAAAAGATCCAGAAACTCGATTGAACATGCTGAAAAAATGGGAAGAAGCCTGGAGTGATAAAGCACCTTTATTTGCCGATACACTGAATCACTTGGCTGGATTTCGACTTGAAAACTATAAATTACATGGAACAGAAGATTTTATGGAACGTCCTCTTGAATATAATCGTTTAAAAAAAGAAACACTAGATACAATGTGGGACACGATTACTAAAAACAAACCAAAAGTTGTTCGTTATTTAAAACGTAAAGCACAATTAATGAATATTGATCAACTATCTTGGGTAGACGTAACTGCTCCAGTTTCTGTAGGAGATTTCGAACCTCGTCACTACTCTTTTGATGAAGCAGCGACTTTTATTATGGATAATTTCTCTTCATTTAGCGAAAAAATGCAGTCATTAGCAAAAACCGCTTTTGAAGATGCTTGGATTGAAGCTGAAGATAGAGATGCTAAACGACCTGGTGGATACTGTGCGAATCTTCCTGAATCAGAAGAGTCTCGCATCTTTATGACTTTTTCAGGTTCTGCTGGAAATGTTTCAACACTTGCTCATGAATTAGGACATGCTTTTCATAGTTATGTCATGAGAGATCTACCTTCTATGAACCGTCGCTATGCAATGAATGTAGCCGAAACGGCTTCTACTTTTGCAGAATTGGTCATATCTGATGCTACTGTTCGAGAAGCTAAATCAGAAGCTGAAAAGATCAACTTGCTCGATAGTAAGAATGCTCGTGCAGCAACGATGTTCATGAATATCCACTCAAGATATATTTTTGAAACAGCCTTCTATGAAGAACGAAAAACGGGTATCGTAACAGATGACCGCTTGTCTGAGTTGATGATTGATGCTCAAAAAGAAGCTTATCAAGACTCTTTATCAACCTATCATCCAACGTTCTGGGCAAGTAAACTCCATTTCTATAATACAGGCGTGCCGTTTTACAATTTCCCGTACACGTTTGGTTTCTTATTTAGTTTAGGTATTTATGCTCGTTCTCTTGAAGAAGGAACGGACTTTGAAGATCGCTACATTGCCTTGCTTAGAGATACTGCAAGCATGACTACAGAAGAGCTCGCTCAAAAGCATTTGAATGTTGACCTCACTCAACCAGAATTCTGGCAATCAGCTATTGATATGGTACATTCAGATATTGATGAATACCTTAAAATCACAGAAAAATATATTTAA
- the comGA gene encoding competence type IV pilus ATPase ComGA has translation MEIESFAKHLITLAHSFETSDIHILPEENHYVAYYRLHGRMEKQFYLDIDEGARLISYFKFVANMDVGEHRKPQSGSLNFELESKMIDLRFSTITNYHSRESLVIRLLKQKSQEDMKTGSFFEYELALLNKLIGFKSGLILFSGPVDSGKTTTIYQLVKNRISEEKQQVVTVEDPVEIHEEQFLQTEVNEKAGITYEHLLKSSLRHHPDILIVGEIRDEETAKMVIRGALTGHLIIASVHAKNSRGVIPRLMELGVSKELLSQTIIGIVFQKLLPLSCPFCEQSCHPHCKSMLNIQKRAALFEVLSGSILQQLLSAQTEVVQEQTGSINRDFNHLLKKVRLCGYISEKTYEQYLIP, from the coding sequence ATGGAAATAGAATCTTTTGCAAAGCATCTGATTACTTTGGCACATTCTTTTGAAACAAGTGATATTCATATACTGCCTGAAGAAAATCACTATGTGGCCTATTACAGGTTACATGGAAGAATGGAAAAACAATTTTATTTAGACATAGACGAAGGCGCTCGATTGATTTCGTATTTTAAATTTGTTGCCAATATGGATGTAGGGGAACATCGAAAACCCCAAAGTGGATCGTTAAATTTTGAATTAGAAAGCAAAATGATCGATCTTAGATTCTCAACGATTACGAATTACCACTCAAGAGAGTCACTTGTCATTCGTCTTTTAAAACAAAAAAGCCAGGAAGATATGAAAACAGGTTCGTTTTTTGAGTATGAATTAGCTTTACTAAATAAGTTGATTGGGTTCAAAAGTGGATTAATCCTTTTTTCTGGACCCGTCGATTCAGGAAAGACGACCACAATCTACCAGCTCGTTAAAAATAGAATCAGTGAAGAAAAACAACAAGTTGTTACCGTTGAGGACCCTGTAGAAATACATGAAGAACAGTTTCTTCAGACTGAAGTGAATGAAAAAGCAGGCATCACTTACGAACATTTACTGAAATCCAGCCTTCGGCACCATCCAGATATTTTGATTGTAGGTGAGATTCGAGATGAAGAGACCGCCAAAATGGTCATTCGAGGTGCACTGACTGGTCATTTGATCATTGCATCTGTCCATGCAAAAAATTCTAGAGGCGTGATTCCTAGATTGATGGAATTAGGCGTTTCAAAAGAACTGCTTAGCCAAACAATTATCGGTATAGTTTTTCAGAAATTATTACCGCTGTCTTGTCCATTTTGTGAGCAATCTTGTCATCCCCATTGCAAAAGCATGTTGAATATTCAAAAAAGAGCAGCTCTTTTTGAAGTGTTGTCCGGAAGTATACTTCAACAACTACTCTCAGCTCAAACAGAAGTCGTTCAGGAACAAACAGGTTCAATAAACAGAGACTTTAACCATTTATTAAAAAAGGTGAGATTGTGTGGATATATTTCAGAAAAAACCTACGAACAGTACCTTATTCCTTAG
- the comGB gene encoding competence type IV pilus assembly protein ComGB yields MFLKRIGTLLCEGFSLKEAVSFLFTIADDKQKNWLTSIEKSVYGGHNLHSALIKIGYSERICTQIYLSTIHGHFSETVRMAGEQLIESAKRRKRIQAIVQYPIMLILFITIMLFSMRFVLMPHIQSIVSPDELSVGIGTKLIISTVYTAPYWIVVLVGVLSISFLLVQFMIKNLTVIEKLNLYCKNKIFSVYVQLYWTQFYSFEWSQLLKSNCSLIEIVHLLQEDETSKLSREVGSHLEQEMRKGQSFQEALTDFGFLKPEIGEIVRHGELTGRLGSELMLYASECEEELNQRIETIMEKIQPIVFVVVALMIIAIYAALLLPTFSIMEGL; encoded by the coding sequence TTGTTTTTAAAGCGCATTGGTACTTTATTGTGTGAAGGATTCTCATTAAAAGAAGCAGTAAGCTTTCTTTTCACTATTGCAGACGACAAACAAAAGAACTGGTTAACTTCAATTGAAAAAAGTGTATATGGTGGACACAACCTTCACAGTGCGTTGATCAAGATTGGATATAGTGAGCGAATCTGCACACAAATTTACCTATCGACAATTCACGGACATTTCTCCGAAACTGTCCGTATGGCAGGGGAGCAGTTAATAGAATCTGCTAAGAGAAGGAAAAGAATTCAAGCGATTGTTCAGTATCCAATTATGCTGATCTTGTTTATCACGATTATGCTCTTTTCGATGAGATTTGTCTTGATGCCGCATATACAAAGTATCGTGTCACCGGACGAACTTTCAGTGGGGATTGGAACTAAACTAATCATATCAACTGTTTATACAGCGCCTTACTGGATAGTGGTTCTTGTTGGAGTATTGTCTATAAGCTTCCTTCTAGTTCAATTCATGATTAAAAATCTCACTGTTATAGAAAAACTGAATTTGTACTGCAAAAATAAAATCTTCAGTGTATATGTCCAACTATATTGGACCCAATTTTACTCTTTTGAGTGGAGCCAGTTGTTAAAAAGTAACTGTAGTTTGATCGAAATTGTTCACTTGCTTCAAGAAGACGAAACATCAAAATTATCAAGAGAAGTTGGGAGCCATTTAGAGCAAGAAATGAGAAAAGGACAATCCTTTCAAGAAGCCTTAACAGACTTTGGGTTTTTAAAGCCTGAAATTGGAGAGATTGTCCGGCATGGTGAGTTGACTGGGAGACTTGGAAGTGAGCTGATGTTGTATGCCTCAGAGTGTGAAGAAGAGTTAAATCAAAGGATAGAAACTATCATGGAAAAAATACAGCCAATTGTATTTGTCGTTGTAGCGTTGATGATTATAGCGATATATGCAGCATTGTTACTACCTACATTCTCAATTATGGAAGGATTGTAA